The Jaculus jaculus isolate mJacJac1 chromosome 3, mJacJac1.mat.Y.cur, whole genome shotgun sequence genome includes the window tttgatttattttttatttttacttatttatttgaccgagaaaggggatgggagagagacaatgggtgcgccagggcctccagccactgcaaacaaattccagatgtgtgcgcctccttgtgcatatggctaatgtgggtcctggggaattgaacctttgtcctttggctttgcaggcaagtgcctcaaccactaagccatccctccaaccctctcaatcccatttttaaatgttatattacATCTTACTTTCTGTTCTTTGACATAGTAacagttttagaaattttatattttaacatgtGGAAGTTGCAGTTTCCTTTGTACCCTTTTCATTTTCAATAGTCCTGTAGGCATTTTTTGCATGTTTTGTTCTATATAAGCCTTCATATAAAATATCTTAGCTTTACTGAAGTCCTATTGGGCAACATATGCTAATTACAGAAAAcctttttcatgattataatgcCAACTACCTTTCTCATAATTGCAATCAGAAATCTGGACAACATACACAAACAATTACCTAAGGACCCTATAACTTGGTTAAAATTGGAACAAAAGATTTAGTCAAATGTATTACATTCATAATTGTAAAGGCAAATTGAGGCAGTTACAAATTCATTCCATAAACTAAGATTAACctgatatcaaaacaaaagacagggctggatagatggcttagcagttaagcgcttgcctgtgaagcctgaggaccctggtttgaggctcaattctccaggacccacatcagccagatgcacaagggggcacatgagtctggagttcgtttgcagtggctggaggctttggtgcacctattctctctctatatctgcctctttctctctctctctctctctctctctgtggctatcaaataagtaaaaattaaaaaaaaatttaagacaaaaaaaGGTAAAGAGACAATAAACTATCACTCAAGATTATAAAAGTCCTCCACTAGCTTATCCAAAATTAATCGACTGACAGTTAAAAGAATTatatgtgggcctggagagatggcttagcagttaaagcacttgcctgcaaagcctaaagacccaggtttgattccacagaacccacctaagctaagatgcacaaggtggagcatgtatctggagtttatagtggctggaggcgctggcacatccattctctttatatatcttcctattttttctctctccctctcttaaataaataataaataaataaaatatgtaaaaagaagTATGTGctatgccaaagagaaagcatcACAGATATGCAAATGTTCATACAGAGTAGAATATAGCATATCAATATATTATCAACAAACATGAGAAATATGTAATTACCTTAATGTACATAGAAAAAGTATTTGATAAAACTAGTATCAAAAATCACTTCTCAAGAGAGTAGAAGGTCTATATTTATACATATTGATATTATATGGACATTAAATGGTTTTTGAAAGATAAGAGAATTCCTTCATATCATACTCAAACACATGTAATCCACCAAAGTGATAATAATCAATACAGTAATTTATTAAACTGTAATTTTTGGCAAATTGGAGAATATTTTGTATAAATTAAACATAAGAAAATTTCTCAGATAGCATCCAGACATTTTAGAGCCAGCATAAGTACAGTTTAAAAGTTCATGGCTAACATCCAGCTGAGGGACTTTCTACATCTGTGATACTGTGCAAGTGTCTTCTTGTCCCAAAtcttaatttcaaaataattattatgTGAATTACATATGTTAAGATTTGTAACATGTATAGAATAGTGATTACAAAtagtaaacagaaagaaaattgttgaataaaattacataaacatataaataaccaACCCAAAATGTACTCGACCTCACTTGATTGTCAACAATCATCAGAAACGGTAAGGCAATGTTGTGAATAACGCTTATGGCATAGGACTTAATCCCCACAAGTATGTGAACCTGGAGTCAGCGCCTTTCTCAGAGCCAATTTTACCTCCTTGTTTCTCAAGGAGTATATCAGAGGATTCAAGGATGGAGTAACAATATTATTCAACACTTGAACCACTGAATCAAGCCAAGGGCTGGAAGCAGGTCGCAGATAAATGAGAACCACAGGGCCATAAAAGAGCAGGATGGATGTGAGGTGGGCACTGCAGGTGGAGAAGGCTCTGCGCCTTCCTTCTGGGGAACGGATTTTCAATATGGAGACAACAATGCGAGTGTAAGAAGTGAGAATTAGGAGAAAACacacaagtgccaccacacctacatTGGTAAAACTCACTGTCCTTGCTAGAGAAGTATCTGCACAGGCCAAGGGCAGCACCACAGGAATGTCACAGAAGAAATTGTCCACTTTGTTGGGGCCACAGTAAGGCAACTTAAAGATAAGGAAGGTGAGAACAGATGCATGCAGACAGCTCCCCATCCAGGTGCCCACGGTCATGGAGACACACACCCAGTAGCTCATGACGACTGTGTACCTCAGAGGGTGACAGATGGCCGCAAAGCGGTCATAGGCCATCACCGTGTACAGGAAGCACTCAGCGCAGCCCAGGAAGTGGTAGAAGAAGAGCTGCGAGGCACAGCCGTGGTAAGAGATGGTGTGGCTCTGCCCCGTCAAGTACAGCATCATCTTGGGGGAACTCACCGAAGGGAAAAATATGTCAAGCACTGACAGATTGCCCAGGAAAAAATACATGGGTGTGTGGAGGGTGGAAGAGGTGAGGATCGCTAGGAGAATGAGCAGGTTTCCCGGGAGAGTGAGCAGGTAGAAGGCCAGAAAGAGTAGGAGGAGCACAGTTTCCAGCCCACCAGTATTGGGGATCCCCATCAGAAGAAACTCAGTTACTGCAGTGTGATTCCTCATCCTCATGTCCCGTCAGCCCTGAAAAATAGAGAAATGGTCACACTTTGGTGCACTTTACCCCACTAATGGCCACCCTCACAGAACTATTGGAAACCAGCGTTACTTCTTCACTGTAGAGAACTTAATGGAGATAGTCAGTCCCAGTCCATCACTAATGAATGCATGAtattgaataatttatttttcaactcATTCCTAAAGTTGGAAGAAAACGATATTCCTGCAGATAGCATACAAAAGGCAGAATAGAAtaatcctcacacttgcatatATCTGAGTTCAAATGCGATTCTGATTCTATATGATTTAAATGATGAATTTCCTTTGAATTTGTATAAATAGAACACTGATATTATGATTTCTGTAAGTCATAATTCTGGTGTCCTCAATATTCTAATGTTCTAAACTGCAAGACTTTTCTCCAATAGTCATTGTAAGTGGTGGTTGTCTGGGAAGTACCTAATGAGGTGAGTGACTCACActttctttaaaagtcagaatagggcctggagagttggcccagctgttaaagatgcttgcttgctaaatctgatggcctggatgtgattccctggtacccaagtaaagccaggtgcacaaaatggcacaagcatgtgatgtttgtttgcagtggcgagcgGTGCTCATGTTCCCATTCCTGCCCCGTCTCTTtcacaataaatacataaaaatatccaTATTTTTTAAGTGAGAACAACTGAAAATTAAAATCTATCTGGAAGGTACATAGAGAACAAAGAagacctggagacatggcttagcagttaaggcgcttgtctgtaaggtcaaaggacacaggttcgattccccaggacccacttaagccagatgctcaaggtggtacatgtatctggacttcatattcagtggctgaaggccatggcatacccattctctctaactctctctctctctctccctctttctctctccctctctcaaataaataaaataaaataaactttaaaaagaaaaagaaaacagaagtaaaatGGTCATATTTAATGCAGGAACAAGCAATACATAATCctcaatattatatattaaaaaacaatttcAACCCAATATTTAGTCTCTTAATAGCCATGTCTGTAATAGGACCAGTCTTTTGTGATCTCCACAGAGTCTGGACATGTGAAGTTGTATCATTCAGTGATACCTTTAAAAAACCAAGTGTCATGACATCCACTCAGTCACATTTAAGCTAAACTTAAGCAGAGCTAATCCCACACTTTTCATTCTTCATGGGCACGGATATTCTCAGAAGACAAGGTGCTATGGGCATAAGTAAGCATTCCAGCATATAGGCACTTACAGATTGAAGGGAAACATGGTGGACTTGGGCTCAAACCCAGACCCACGTTCACCCTTTGTCCTTAGAAGGGATGGGACAGAATAGCCAGGCTATGAAGCCAGAAAACTTTGAGATGGTTGTTGTCAGACCAGCCAGCCtggcctgaaaatccaaaggttGAGGGACCTCTTCCCTGAGTGAAACAGCAGCAGTCATTCCTTCTCCTCAGAAGGGAGCGCCTGTTGCCAGCCTCCTGTGGGTCCCTCTTCCCCCGTGAGCTCTGAAGGGAAGGTGTAGCACAGAGGGATCAATTAGCCAGGGTGTACCTCCccatcctctccttccctctctctccccatggcTTGACGACCATTACTAGTGACACTTAGCtgtttatcttttggttttgtttgttttgcttttaatttgtCATACAGAGATTATGGTGGCCTCCATCCAGGCATttttatgtacatttttaaaaagcattgttcccctcccttcttccctcaaaGCCCTTCTGTCCTTCATCACATTTTCCATTTtgctcttcctttcccctcttctagttcatctctttatattcactttGGGATACAGTTTGGACTTTTTAGCTTTAATTCACATCTCACcctttatataaatatttgtagaTATTATTTAAGCTCTTTGATAGAATTCCTGAATTTTCCCTGTTGGAGTGCCATCCCATGGGTTCAAAACTGTGATAGCCAAGTCTGGGGGTGGGATCCAGGTTTGGAGAAAGTCTGGCAATTAGGAAACacttagaaaaaaatccaaacaaaaaaagaaaaaaaatatgttcatctgttgttttgttatttctaAACCATTATTCTACAATAATTTTACAATCCATTACCAGTACCTTAATCATTTAATTCATACTTATTCATTATCTGAAAGCACTTTTAATTTTCCCTTAAATTGCTGCTGTTTATTTCATGTGTTTAAATTATTGTGGTGAACACTGTGTATATTATAAAAATTCAGACTAATGTTCTCTTGTTAGAAAAGAGGTCAGTGTGAACAGGGGTGGATCAGGCAGGTCTGTGAGCACATTACTTTTGCAAGCTGTTTAAGAAACCAACATACAAGCCTGTCAAAAAGCCTATAGCTAAATCTCTTTGAAATAatgcattaaaacaaaaaattacatttataatGAGTTTTAAGAATATAAAAGCCCTCTGacaattattgttgtttttattgtcaGAAAGAATATGACTGACTCTCCTATGTCCTGAGTTTGTAATTTCTAAAATAGAGAATCCTTTTTTGAATAATGTATTTTTCGTTTACAATTTAGACTCAAGAGGCAAATAAACGACAGTCCAGGGGACCAAACAGGAAGACAACTGAAACCCCCAAGGCCCTGCTTGGAGCagagaaaatcttttttaaacCATATTATTAAATCCCCTTTATCTCACTGCTGCATCcctcttactttttttctttttgcactaAAACATAAAAGGCTCAGAAAGTTAAAATAAGTGCAGGGAATCAGTCATAAAATGTGAATTTGCATTTCAAACTAcctatatttgaaattttttctgaaTTCCTCTAACCTAATGTCATGAATATTCTAAACTGAATTTAGAATGTAAACACAGAGTCATCTATTCCTACCTATTTTCTtgttatttagttttcttttctaaaaacagGCATTAAGTCATCATAAAAGCTTACATTTTTATTGATTGTAATGTGTTCGGAACAGTTTTATTTAGATATAACCATGAAAGTTGCCCAATTTAAGTATACTTTACTCAGCTAGTACAAATCCACATTTCATATGATTACAGAACAATATGGATATGGCTAccttcaatttaaaaatattttccctaagccgggcatggtggcgcatgcctggaggatcgctgtgagttctaggccaccctgagactacatagtgaattccaggtcagcctgggttagagtgagaccctacctcaaaaaatcaaaaaaaaaaaaatattttccctaaCAATGAATGATTTTATGCTCACTCATTTCCTTCCCATCCACCACCATATCTCAGCAGCCTTTGATCTATTGtctttctgtgtatttttcttatagagatatttattttctttggaatCATAAAATGTTGGTTCTTTCATCTATCTTTTTGTTGAGCATTTTTTGTAATTCATCTTTTACTGACAGAACTATCTCCTCAGgccattgatttttttgttttttttgacagTAAGGTTGAAGAAGTTGAGGGTTTATAATTAAAATTACTGATTTccatttttgtatgtgtttgtgt containing:
- the LOC101595604 gene encoding putative olfactory receptor 10D4, translated to MRMRNHTAVTEFLLMGIPNTGGLETVLLLLFLAFYLLTLPGNLLILLAILTSSTLHTPMYFFLGNLSVLDIFFPSVSSPKMMLYLTGQSHTISYHGCASQLFFYHFLGCAECFLYTVMAYDRFAAICHPLRYTVVMSYWVCVSMTVGTWMGSCLHASVLTFLIFKLPYCGPNKVDNFFCDIPVVLPLACADTSLARTVSFTNVGVVALVCFLLILTSYTRIVVSILKIRSPEGRRRAFSTCSAHLTSILLFYGPVVLIYLRPASSPWLDSVVQVLNNIVTPSLNPLIYSLRNKEVKLALRKALTPGSHTCGD